The window CTGAAAGGATTCCTTGAAGATTACTCCATTGTTATCAATAGACTAACGATAGCTGGTAAAATTTGGGGATCACTTAGTTCGGGATTGTAGGGATGCCCACAGCGAACACTGTACCACAAGAAGTAGTACAACAAGTTGCTGAATATTTTAGTATCTTGAGTGAGCCAATGCGACTGCGAATTTTAAATTTGCTTCGTGAAGGCGAAAAATGTGTACAAGAGCTAGTAGAGGCAACAGCCACGAGTCAGGCGAATGTATCCAAGCACCTCAAGGTGATGCTGCAAGCCGGTATCCTCAGTCGTCGATCTGAAGGAACATCGGCTTACTACAAAGTAGAAGATGAATTAATTTTTGAGCTTTGTAATTTGGTTTGCGATCGCCTCGCCACACGAATTGAGCAGCAAGCCCGTCATTTCCGGGACTTCAGTCTTACCAATAAGGAGTAACATGGACTTCCCTGTGTGGAAAATAGAAATTCGCGATTGGAGAAGCCTGATAAATTTATAAATTAAAGTTTTGCTCAAAGCTTTGGCGAGTCATCGGCTGATCCAGCATTAACCCCTCACCCCCTAGAACTTCAAGGGGCTTCCCTTCCACAGAAATCCAAACCTTAGCGGCTGGATCTAAACTGCTGGCTGTGTAGATCACCTGCGCTACCCGACCTGTCATTGAGGCACTACCGCCACCCTCGGTAAATTCCTCGGACAAATCGACATGAACGCCGTCAGCTTGCAAAGAGACATTCTTGAGTTTCGTTCCCTGAGGAATGGTTGTGCTAAAAGCCTGATTAACTGGCCCGGCTAATAAGCTTTCAAATGCCCCCTCTAAGATGTCACTGGGTTTATCGGTTTTCTTTAAGGTAACCGAACTGGGAACTACCTCTATTTTGTTATTGACATTATTGACCCAATAAATCTTAACGGTTTCCTCAGCAGTGGGCTGAACAGGTTGCGGTGAGGGCAGGGTAGGATTACTGGGTTGAGATGTGGTTGGTGCTTGCGTTGTTGTCTGGGGTGGTGTTTGGGACGACTGATTTGAATTCCACACCCACCAAGTTGCACCTGCACCTGCTGTGACTAATGCCGCAGAAACACTAGCAATCAAACCGATAGGAATGCGACGAGCATTGTGATTGTGTTGGTCTTGCATATCAAGAAACCTCCATGAAAATTAGAGAACATGGGTGTACAGAGGTTTTACATAAGACACCTGAACACGATAAATTATGGACGACGCCCCCCTGTGATAGATGCAGACGACGGGTTTGAGGCATCAACTCGGACAAATGCTGCTACTCCTAACTCATCCGTATCTATCTTCAATTGTAAGACTCGTGCCGTAATCCCTGCCTCTTCCAAGGTGCGGAGATCGAATCGTCTACCGATGCCCTCAGAGAACCCTGCAATTAAAATAGGTGAGAGCGATTGTCCGTTGAGAGTAACGGCGGGTTCCGTGAGTTTTAAGCTGTGTCCGGCAGTAAAACTCAGTCCCGACTCCACCATCAGCGCCGTTGTGGCGGCATCTTTTTGGCGCAACTCGACCTGAAAGCGGATGCGGTTGTTGCCCAAAAAATCCATCCGGGGATTGAGAACCTCATAAGCCTCTGGGGAACCTCCCAAAAAGCGACTACCCAGAACTCGCAAGCGAGCCATAATAGCGGGTGACTGCAAAGCCTTGTTGATATCTGCCTCGGTAAGAGCAAAACGTACCCCTGCTTGTGCCGGTTGGCGTAGCGCCGCCTTGGGCGACCTCTGACCCCCCTGCCTGAGACGCTGTAAGTCAACATTCAGAGGGTCTGTTTCTATTTCCAAGGCCCCAATGCGAATATCCGGAGTGAGCCATAATCCTCGACCTGCAATCCGCACTCGCTCCACTTTACCCTGTACTAATTGGTAACTAGGTGCGTTGTCCACACGAACTTGCAATTGCTCCACCTTATTCAATCGGGAGCGGAGATTATTGGC of the Allocoleopsis franciscana PCC 7113 genome contains:
- a CDS encoding GerMN domain-containing protein produces the protein MQDQHNHNARRIPIGLIASVSAALVTAGAGATWWVWNSNQSSQTPPQTTTQAPTTSQPSNPTLPSPQPVQPTAEETVKIYWVNNVNNKIEVVPSSVTLKKTDKPSDILEGAFESLLAGPVNQAFSTTIPQGTKLKNVSLQADGVHVDLSEEFTEGGGSASMTGRVAQVIYTASSLDPAAKVWISVEGKPLEVLGGEGLMLDQPMTRQSFEQNFNL
- a CDS encoding ArsR/SmtB family transcription factor: MPTANTVPQEVVQQVAEYFSILSEPMRLRILNLLREGEKCVQELVEATATSQANVSKHLKVMLQAGILSRRSEGTSAYYKVEDELIFELCNLVCDRLATRIEQQARHFRDFSLTNKE
- a CDS encoding LmeA family phospholipid-binding protein, producing the protein MEFITILLSSLLALVSPIGLITDKIIANNLRSRLNKVEQLQVRVDNAPSYQLVQGKVERVRIAGRGLWLTPDIRIGALEIETDPLNVDLQRLRQGGQRSPKAALRQPAQAGVRFALTEADINKALQSPAIMARLRVLGSRFLGGSPEAYEVLNPRMDFLGNNRIRFQVELRQKDAATTALMVESGLSFTAGHSLKLTEPAVTLNGQSLSPILIAGFSEGIGRRFDLRTLEEAGITARVLQLKIDTDELGVAAFVRVDASNPSSASITGGRRP